A stretch of the Streptococcus suis genome encodes the following:
- a CDS encoding antirestriction protein ArdA yields the protein MEMKVYVANLGRYNEGELVGAWFTPPIDEEEMAERIGLNEDYEEYAIHDFELPFDVDEYTPISEINRLCEAIQEIEGTPIYNELKEIQGMWFSSLEELLENKEDIHCYSDCDSMEDVARYYVEETGQLGEVPSNLQNYIDYQSLGRDMEIEGNYLVTSHGVFEYCQ from the coding sequence TTGGAAATGAAAGTCTATGTGGCAAATTTAGGACGGTATAATGAAGGTGAATTAGTCGGAGCATGGTTTACTCCACCAATTGATGAGGAAGAAATGGCAGAAAGAATCGGTTTAAATGAGGACTACGAAGAATATGCAATACATGATTTTGAGCTTCCTTTTGATGTGGACGAATACACGCCGATTAGTGAAATCAACCGTCTATGTGAAGCCATTCAAGAAATCGAAGGTACACCTATTTATAATGAACTCAAAGAAATTCAAGGCATGTGGTTTAGTAGCTTGGAAGAATTACTGGAAAACAAAGAGGATATTCATTGTTATAGTGATTGTGATTCGATGGAAGATGTCGCCCGTTATTACGTGGAAGAAACAGGACAGCTTGGTGAAGTCCCTTCCAATTTACAAAATTATATTGACTACCAATCTTTGGGACGTGATATGGAAATAGAGGGTAATTACCTAGTTACCTCTCATGGGGTATTTGAATATTGTCAGTAA
- a CDS encoding conjugal transfer protein, translated as MKKTRSYTSIWSVEKVIYAINDLQLPFPITFTQMTWFIVSLFVVILFGSLPPLSLIDGALLKYLGIPIVLTGFMCQKTFDGKKPYGFLKSIITYALRPKVTYAGKQIRLKKETMNESITIVRSEQLDGISD; from the coding sequence ATGAAAAAAACAAGAAGTTACACCAGTATTTGGTCAGTAGAAAAAGTGATTTATGCGATTAATGATTTACAACTCCCTTTCCCAATTACCTTTACGCAAATGACATGGTTTATCGTTTCTTTGTTTGTCGTCATACTCTTTGGCAGTTTACCACCACTTTCTCTGATTGACGGAGCACTACTCAAATACTTAGGGATTCCCATTGTTCTCACTGGGTTCATGTGCCAAAAGACCTTTGACGGAAAGAAACCCTATGGATTTCTAAAGTCTATCATTACCTATGCTCTACGCCCTAAAGTAACCTACGCTGGCAAACAAATACGATTAAAAAAAGAAACAATGAATGAATCGATTACGATTGTAAGGAGTGAACAACTAGATGGCATATCCGATTAA
- a CDS encoding ATP/GTP-binding protein gives MAYPIKYMEDNLVFNHDGEVFAYYELIPYNYSFLSSDEKIQVHDNFCQLIAQNRDGKIHALQLATESSIRATQEQSKKEITGRLKEIAYEKIDEQTEALISMIGDNQVDYRFFIGFKLYLNEQEVSVKNVGKEIQKAFAEFFHGVNHKLMGDFVSMPMAEIERFSKMEQLLESKLSRRFQIRKLEKDDFGYIIEHLYGQTGVPFDDYDYHLPKRYEDKKVLVKKYDILKPTRCLIEENQRYLRIEQEDTTTYVAYFTINSIVGELDFPNSEIFYYQQQQFTFPVDTSMNVEIVANKKALSTVRNKKKELKDLDSHAWESDNETSTNVVDALESVDELESNLDQTKESMYKLSYVVRVSAKNLDELKQRCDEVKDFYDDLSIKLVRPFGDMLGLHNEFIPSSKRYINDYIQYVTSDFLAGLGFGATQMIGENSGIYVGYNLDTGRNIYLQPSLASQGIKGSVTNALASAFIGSLGGGKSFSNNMLVYYSVLFGGQATIVDPKAERGEWKETLPDIAHEINIVNLTSENDNKGLLDPYVILKLPKDSESLAIDILTFLTGISSRDSEKFPVLRKAIRSVTQSKQRGLLLVIDELRKEDTPISNSIADHIESFVDYDFAHLLFSDGSVTQSISLEKQLNIIQVADLVLPDSNSSFEEYTTMELLSVAMLIVISTFALDFIHSDRSIFKIVDLDEAWSFLQVAQGKALSMRLVRAGRAMNAGVYFVTQNADDLLDEKMKNNIGLKFAFRSTDLVEIKKTLEFFGVDKEDENNQKRLRELENGQCLVSDIYGRVGVMQFHPIFEELLHAFDTRPPVRNEVEE, from the coding sequence ATGGCATATCCGATTAAATATATGGAAGATAATCTCGTATTTAATCATGATGGCGAAGTATTCGCTTATTATGAATTAATTCCCTATAATTACAGTTTTTTAAGTTCCGATGAAAAAATTCAAGTTCATGATAATTTCTGTCAATTGATTGCCCAAAATCGTGATGGCAAGATTCATGCTCTGCAACTAGCAACCGAATCAAGTATTCGAGCCACACAGGAACAATCGAAAAAAGAAATCACTGGACGATTAAAAGAGATAGCTTACGAAAAAATAGATGAACAGACCGAAGCGTTAATTTCTATGATTGGTGACAATCAAGTAGACTATCGCTTTTTTATTGGTTTTAAACTCTACCTCAATGAACAGGAAGTATCCGTAAAAAATGTTGGGAAAGAAATTCAAAAAGCATTTGCGGAATTCTTTCATGGTGTGAATCACAAATTAATGGGCGATTTTGTTTCTATGCCTATGGCGGAAATCGAACGCTTTTCTAAGATGGAACAGTTGTTAGAAAGTAAATTATCCAGACGCTTTCAGATTCGTAAATTGGAGAAAGATGATTTTGGTTATATTATTGAACATCTTTACGGGCAAACAGGTGTCCCTTTTGATGACTACGACTACCATTTACCGAAACGATACGAAGATAAAAAAGTGTTGGTAAAGAAATACGATATTCTCAAACCCACTCGCTGTTTAATCGAAGAAAATCAACGCTATTTACGGATTGAACAGGAAGATACCACTACTTATGTGGCGTATTTTACAATTAATAGTATTGTTGGTGAATTGGATTTCCCTAATAGTGAAATTTTTTATTACCAGCAACAGCAGTTTACTTTCCCCGTTGATACCAGTATGAATGTTGAAATTGTCGCCAATAAAAAAGCCTTATCTACCGTTCGCAATAAAAAGAAAGAACTGAAAGATTTAGATAGCCACGCATGGGAAAGCGACAACGAAACCAGTACTAATGTGGTGGACGCTTTAGAATCTGTCGATGAATTAGAAAGTAATTTAGACCAAACCAAAGAATCTATGTACAAACTAAGCTATGTGGTACGGGTATCGGCAAAGAATTTGGACGAGCTGAAACAACGTTGTGATGAAGTAAAAGATTTTTATGATGATCTGTCTATCAAATTAGTACGACCTTTTGGCGATATGCTAGGCTTGCATAATGAATTTATTCCCTCAAGCAAGCGATATATCAATGACTATATTCAATATGTCACGTCGGATTTTTTGGCTGGTCTTGGTTTCGGTGCTACACAAATGATTGGTGAAAATTCTGGTATTTACGTCGGTTACAATCTCGATACAGGCAGAAATATTTATCTCCAACCTAGCCTTGCAAGTCAAGGAATTAAAGGCTCTGTAACAAATGCATTAGCGTCCGCTTTTATTGGTTCATTAGGTGGCGGAAAATCATTCTCTAACAATATGCTGGTCTATTATTCAGTACTCTTTGGCGGACAGGCAACCATTGTTGACCCAAAAGCTGAACGTGGTGAATGGAAAGAAACCTTACCTGATATTGCCCATGAAATCAATATTGTTAATCTCACGAGTGAGAACGACAATAAAGGGTTACTTGACCCTTATGTGATTTTAAAACTCCCGAAAGATTCAGAAAGCCTTGCCATTGATATTCTCACGTTCTTAACAGGTATTTCCAGCCGAGATAGCGAGAAGTTTCCTGTCCTGCGTAAAGCTATTCGGAGTGTAACTCAAAGCAAACAACGAGGGTTGTTATTGGTGATTGATGAATTGCGAAAAGAAGATACGCCCATCAGCAATAGTATTGCTGACCATATCGAAAGCTTTGTCGATTATGATTTTGCCCATCTGTTATTCAGTGATGGCAGCGTCACCCAATCCATTAGCTTGGAAAAACAACTCAATATTATTCAAGTGGCAGATTTGGTCTTACCCGATTCCAATAGCTCTTTTGAAGAATACACTACCATGGAATTATTAAGTGTGGCAATGCTGATTGTCATTAGTACCTTTGCTTTAGACTTTATCCACTCTGACCGTTCCATTTTTAAAATTGTTGACCTTGATGAGGCTTGGAGTTTTTTACAAGTGGCACAAGGAAAAGCTCTATCTATGCGATTGGTTCGAGCAGGACGTGCCATGAATGCAGGGGTCTATTTCGTTACTCAAAACGCGGACGATTTACTAGATGAAAAGATGAAGAATAATATTGGCTTGAAATTTGCCTTTCGTTCCACTGACCTAGTGGAAATCAAAAAGACCTTAGAATTTTTTGGTGTGGACAAGGAAGATGAAAACAATCAGAAACGCTTACGTGAATTAGAAAATGGACAATGTTTAGTTTCAGACATCTATGGTCGTGTAGGGGTTATGCAGTTTCACCCGATTTTTGAAGAGTTGCTTCATGCCTTTGATACCAGACCGCCTGTGCGAAATGAGGTGGAAGAATGA
- a CDS encoding peptidase P60, which yields MKLKITVICSVVFSLFFFLLLFLVIFFADDTDSGENNKDSSIPQGGVTVSPEVLAHRPLIEKYGKEYGIEDYVSYILAIMQVESGGTAEDVMQSSESLGLPPNSLSTEESIKQGVKYFSELLTSAEQQGVDIDSVIQSYNYGGGFLNYVRSHGKKYTYELAEQFSKEKSGGQKADYPNPIAIPVNGGWRYNYGNQFYVQLVSQYLTDTSPTEFDDETVQVIMDEALKYEGFPYVFGGASPTTSFDCSGLIQWVYDKAGISLPRVAQDQYDATQEISMEEAQAGDLIFFHSTYNAGTYVTHVAIYLEGNRFYHAGDPIGYGDLSSRYWQDHLIGARRVIHN from the coding sequence ATGAAGCTAAAAATAACAGTGATTTGTAGTGTGGTCTTCTCTCTCTTCTTTTTTCTCTTATTATTCCTAGTCATTTTCTTTGCAGATGATACGGACAGTGGCGAAAACAACAAGGATTCTTCTATTCCACAAGGCGGTGTGACCGTTTCACCAGAAGTGTTGGCACACCGTCCGTTGATTGAAAAATATGGTAAGGAATATGGGATTGAAGACTATGTTTCTTATATCTTAGCCATTATGCAAGTGGAATCGGGCGGTACAGCAGAAGATGTTATGCAAAGTTCCGAATCTTTGGGTTTACCGCCCAACAGTTTGAGTACCGAAGAGTCCATCAAACAAGGGGTTAAATATTTCAGTGAATTATTAACCAGTGCAGAACAACAAGGAGTGGATATAGATTCTGTTATCCAATCTTATAATTATGGCGGTGGCTTTTTAAATTATGTGAGGAGTCATGGGAAAAAATATACCTATGAATTAGCCGAACAGTTTTCTAAAGAGAAGTCGGGTGGTCAAAAAGCAGACTATCCCAATCCCATAGCCATACCTGTGAATGGTGGTTGGCGATATAACTATGGAAATCAGTTTTATGTTCAGTTGGTTTCACAATACCTAACCGACACTTCCCCAACAGAATTTGATGATGAAACCGTGCAAGTCATTATGGACGAAGCCTTGAAATACGAAGGGTTTCCCTATGTCTTTGGAGGGGCGTCGCCTACCACCTCTTTTGATTGTAGTGGCTTAATACAATGGGTGTATGACAAAGCTGGCATTTCTCTCCCTCGTGTCGCCCAAGATCAGTATGACGCTACGCAAGAAATCTCTATGGAAGAAGCCCAAGCAGGCGACCTTATCTTCTTTCATTCAACCTATAATGCAGGCACATATGTGACTCATGTGGCGATATATTTAGAGGGAAATCGCTTTTATCATGCAGGCGACCCAATCGGTTATGGCGACTTAAGCAGTCGTTATTGGCAAGACCATCTGATTGGGGCTAGACGTGTTATTCATAACTAA
- a CDS encoding conjugal transfer protein — protein MNQMIIKIERKEKKEKPKKSKKPSKQRKVPMIKVGTHKKLTFVLWVLLIGSVGFGIYKNFTAIDTHTVRETEIIKQQIVDTNQVESFVKSFAKDYFSWQQSQEAIDKRNEKLTHYLTEELQVLNEEMIRKDIPTSSSVNDIQVWQVSQVNENTFEVLFSVEQVIAEDKDKETISSSFHVVVHIDESDNMVIIKNPTMSKKPQKSDYQPKQLESDHTVDTETMDEITSFLETFFQLYPTATEKELTYYVSNHVLPMINKEYVFEELVNPIFTRKDNQVIVNVAVKYLDQETKATQISQFELILEKQDNWKIVK, from the coding sequence ATGAATCAAATGATTATAAAAATCGAGCGAAAAGAAAAGAAGGAGAAACCAAAGAAATCTAAAAAACCGAGCAAGCAAAGAAAAGTTCCGATGATTAAAGTTGGCACGCATAAGAAATTAACCTTTGTTTTATGGGTTTTATTGATTGGTAGTGTCGGATTTGGAATCTATAAAAATTTTACTGCCATTGACACTCATACTGTCCGTGAAACAGAAATCATTAAACAGCAGATTGTCGATACCAACCAAGTAGAAAGTTTTGTGAAATCCTTTGCGAAAGACTACTTTTCGTGGCAACAATCCCAAGAAGCCATTGATAAACGAAATGAAAAATTGACCCATTATTTGACGGAAGAATTGCAGGTATTAAATGAAGAAATGATTCGTAAGGATATTCCTACTAGTTCTAGTGTGAACGATATACAGGTGTGGCAGGTTTCTCAAGTGAATGAGAACACCTTTGAGGTACTGTTTTCTGTTGAACAAGTTATTGCCGAAGACAAAGACAAGGAAACTATATCGTCTAGCTTTCATGTGGTTGTCCATATAGATGAATCAGATAATATGGTTATTATCAAAAATCCGACAATGAGTAAGAAACCTCAAAAATCGGACTACCAACCCAAACAGCTAGAAAGTGACCATACAGTAGATACAGAAACGATGGACGAAATCACTAGCTTTTTAGAAACGTTCTTCCAGCTCTATCCTACCGCCACAGAAAAAGAATTGACTTACTATGTAAGTAATCATGTGTTACCTATGATTAACAAGGAATATGTTTTCGAGGAATTGGTGAATCCTATCTTTACCAGAAAAGATAACCAAGTAATCGTGAATGTCGCTGTGAAATATTTAGATCAAGAAACAAAGGCAACCCAAATCTCGCAATTTGAGTTGATATTAGAAAAACAAGATAATTGGAAGATTGTAAAATAA
- a CDS encoding tetracycline resistance determinant leader peptide — translation MLCMPMVMHKNPSDKSIYHWDFYALLGF, via the coding sequence ATGCTTTGTATGCCTATGGTTATGCATAAAAATCCCAGTGATAAGAGTATTTATCACTGGGATTTTTATGCCCTTTTGGGCTTTTGA
- the tetA(P) gene encoding tetracycline efflux MFS transporter TetA(P), which translates to MVNKLSAYKIYLLFSAITAMCFSLIATVMIVYHIENVHLNPLQLILVGTTLETACFIFEIPTGIVADVYSRKLSIVIGAVLTGLGLILEGSISSFIFVLAAQIVWGVGSTFISGSLEAWIAEEERSKDLDQIYMKGAQVGQIGSVIGIVLSTVIANFSVRLPIIVSGVLFIILALFLGVYMPENNFKPSAPEDLNTFKKMGYTFKSGLKFIKSKSIIMILLSVTLFYGLSSEGYDRLSNAHFLQDTVLPKLWNLNPVTWFGIFGIAGMVLSAIVMNFMSNRLDDDKNNNGKLLIGINIFYILFMFIFAITKNFSLMLIAYLATNTFRTINKPIFSAWLNGHIDDKARATVLSINGQINALGQILGGPIIGIIATNISVSIGIACTSLLVTPVLVLYIVSMIMDKKASNRVGGGDYEENN; encoded by the coding sequence ATGGTTAATAAACTTTCAGCATATAAAATTTATTTATTATTTTCAGCTATTACTGCAATGTGTTTTTCGTTGATAGCGACAGTTATGATAGTGTATCACATTGAAAATGTTCATTTAAATCCACTTCAGCTTATACTTGTTGGAACTACTTTAGAGACAGCATGTTTCATATTTGAAATTCCTACAGGTATAGTTGCGGATGTATATAGTCGTAAACTATCTATTGTTATAGGTGCAGTTTTAACAGGGTTAGGACTTATTTTAGAGGGCTCTATTTCTAGTTTTATTTTCGTACTTGCAGCACAGATAGTATGGGGAGTGGGTTCTACTTTCATCAGCGGATCTCTTGAAGCATGGATTGCAGAAGAAGAGAGGAGTAAAGATTTGGATCAAATTTATATGAAGGGGGCACAAGTAGGACAGATAGGATCAGTTATTGGAATAGTATTAAGCACTGTAATAGCTAATTTTTCTGTAAGATTGCCTATTATAGTTAGTGGAGTTTTATTTATAATTCTTGCATTATTTTTAGGGGTATATATGCCAGAAAATAATTTTAAACCATCTGCTCCAGAGGATTTAAATACATTCAAGAAGATGGGATATACTTTTAAGTCTGGTCTTAAGTTTATAAAAAGTAAATCTATAATTATGATTTTACTTTCTGTGACTTTGTTTTATGGATTGTCGAGCGAAGGATATGACAGACTTTCTAATGCACATTTTCTGCAAGATACTGTGCTTCCTAAGCTTTGGAATCTTAACCCAGTCACTTGGTTTGGGATTTTTGGAATTGCAGGAATGGTGTTAAGTGCAATAGTTATGAATTTTATGTCAAATAGACTTGATGATGATAAAAATAATAATGGAAAGCTTTTGATAGGTATAAATATATTTTATATATTATTTATGTTTATATTTGCTATCACAAAAAACTTTAGCTTAATGTTAATAGCGTATTTAGCAACAAATACCTTTAGAACTATAAATAAACCTATATTCAGTGCATGGCTAAATGGACATATAGATGATAAGGCTAGAGCTACTGTGCTTTCTATAAATGGACAAATAAATGCCTTAGGTCAAATTTTAGGTGGGCCAATTATAGGAATTATAGCTACGAATATTTCAGTAAGTATTGGTATAGCATGTACTTCGTTATTAGTGACACCAGTATTGGTTCTATATATTGTTTCTATGATAATGGATAAGAAGGCGTCTAATAGAGTTGGAGGTGGCGATTATGAAGAAAATAATTAA
- a CDS encoding transposase: protein MGTYIPHREGIIQTIVRNSLTQYQAYASPSHTILDRLEHFAECADWTKGVARIRCHDCGHSYFRPFSCKVFHLCPSCDQKRTLLYAEYLAEDLLLDLPHRQFVFTIPKILRPYFKSDKHLFGEVSRLAFSLLSDFFSLAAGQELLCACVVSYQSFGEFARFHPHWHVLVLEGGFTKHDRFVYMPIGADEGMLKVWQAAILALFLRKQLIDKARANMFKDWKHSGFSIESDTRLFSKTDREALGQYVVRGATCAEKIQYDPVSDTVIWTASPKGFYKGKTETFKGFEFVDQLVAHLPPRRVQLVRRYGVYAGKVRKQWQERPNIYSLAPESWQKGHPSVSKIVQAKAPEKPENEEAMQVPDAWSKLRKQSWARLLQKVYEVDPFICPKCQGSMSVVAIIEDPKELAKIINWAKQQEREQPVAVCARSPPELALVSV, encoded by the coding sequence ATGGGAACTTACATTCCCCATCGGGAAGGGATAATCCAGACCATAGTCCGCAATTCTCTAACCCAGTACCAAGCCTACGCAAGTCCATCGCATACTATCCTTGACCGCCTTGAGCATTTTGCTGAATGTGCCGATTGGACCAAGGGTGTTGCTCGAATACGTTGCCATGATTGTGGACATTCGTACTTCAGGCCATTTTCGTGCAAGGTTTTCCACCTTTGTCCCTCGTGCGACCAAAAACGAACCTTACTCTATGCTGAATACCTGGCCGAGGATTTGCTTCTTGATCTACCGCATCGACAATTTGTTTTTACGATTCCAAAAATTCTCCGTCCCTATTTTAAATCTGATAAGCACCTGTTTGGCGAAGTGTCCAGGCTAGCATTCTCCTTACTTTCTGATTTTTTCTCCCTGGCAGCCGGTCAAGAACTACTATGTGCCTGTGTTGTCAGCTACCAGTCGTTTGGTGAATTCGCTCGATTCCACCCGCACTGGCATGTTCTGGTTCTGGAAGGTGGTTTCACCAAGCACGACCGTTTTGTATATATGCCAATCGGGGCCGACGAAGGGATGCTCAAGGTCTGGCAAGCAGCGATTTTGGCTTTGTTTCTGCGCAAACAGTTGATCGATAAAGCTCGTGCAAACATGTTCAAGGACTGGAAGCATTCCGGCTTTAGTATCGAGAGCGATACCAGGTTATTCAGCAAGACCGATCGAGAAGCCTTGGGGCAATATGTTGTCCGAGGGGCTACCTGTGCAGAAAAAATCCAGTATGATCCAGTTTCTGACACTGTAATTTGGACAGCCAGCCCAAAGGGCTTCTACAAAGGAAAAACAGAGACCTTCAAAGGCTTTGAATTCGTCGACCAGCTTGTGGCCCATTTACCACCAAGGCGGGTTCAATTAGTCCGTCGTTATGGGGTATATGCCGGAAAAGTCCGTAAGCAGTGGCAAGAGCGCCCCAATATTTATAGCCTGGCTCCAGAAAGTTGGCAAAAAGGTCATCCAAGCGTGTCTAAAATTGTCCAAGCAAAAGCGCCAGAGAAGCCAGAGAATGAGGAAGCGATGCAAGTCCCTGATGCATGGTCTAAACTGCGTAAACAAAGTTGGGCAAGGTTGTTACAAAAAGTCTACGAGGTCGATCCGTTTATCTGCCCAAAATGCCAGGGGTCAATGTCGGTTGTGGCGATAATCGAGGATCCCAAGGAGCTTGCCAAGATTATTAACTGGGCAAAGCAGCAGGAACGGGAGCAGCCAGTGGCCGTCTGTGCTCGTTCACCTCCTGAGCTTGCTTTGGTGTCGGTATAA